The following proteins are encoded in a genomic region of Alistipes shahii WAL 8301:
- a CDS encoding sugar phosphate isomerase/epimerase family protein codes for MLAIRHTVCVLLVLPLLLGGCGGDGADDGDEPRPPAGGGVILRLKVAAGESGMRWDWSGEPRALVNGVARTVGFDADGVPVVGADVSADGLYTVHFPADAYSRAKRAFVLPPAQFPVSGGSLQAAACPMYGTVRTTGDAADVTLSPLCGVVRIPLAGDAHIASVRVEDRSGGAVSGLFPFDPATPEIVRNGNSGNLPWVVLDCAGTGGGVRPAASGTEFCVAVPAGYYASGLSVRVTDCAHRSATWEIPGPCAVAAGGVKTLVPLNYAPGEDLLFAEHFDNCVWGCDYAAETGGYGVGAGSSVPSPATSAGTEAAYVAKGAGTPGSALFETSDYNSAPAASATLAVRRDYLRNRGLYDWQRLFYAAEYRGCLCGGDVGGYGNRGILVTPRMAAAGEPCCAELSFRICLERGMESDVACMAESGVLLGCEVDGMPVDVDVATGTDISQSVQGVTRTAVLLRAAKLTSGVWHQVRMSFGAVAAGSAFRFMPTVIRDVKNCFWIDDVEVRRTGRYAHAGDCVTVEPTTERAAAGEDVSRLRLRPSAVLSMANETTYTVTPGYGMTWICPSLSSDESVWTRDIAFAEKQLAANGCKVWCIHLPYGSTTAARNRDLCAAGADRAASVAFFTRAIRAVAPLKPKNVLVHCNQTLAFGDGSSAASLALSLHELQTVADEIGAHVCVENMSYGVGADAAVLAAAVDEANALGSHRYEVRIAFDTGHANLYLTREQPGKTVVDWLRTAGARIGQLHIHGNRGWNGRINDDHLMPGYAGRLGYADAIGRAGLWGEFYHTLLAECRYRGPFTYEISTRTFGTVAGEERSDNVSAPWTIAHNYDTYLYPAFREYANRK; via the coding sequence ATGCTTGCGATCCGTCATACGGTATGTGTCCTGCTCGTCCTTCCGCTGCTCCTCGGGGGCTGCGGCGGGGACGGTGCGGACGACGGGGACGAACCCCGTCCGCCTGCGGGCGGCGGGGTGATCCTGCGGCTGAAGGTGGCTGCCGGGGAGTCCGGAATGCGTTGGGACTGGTCCGGGGAGCCGCGTGCATTGGTCAACGGCGTGGCTCGCACGGTGGGCTTCGACGCCGACGGCGTGCCGGTCGTGGGGGCCGATGTCTCTGCGGACGGTCTTTATACAGTTCATTTCCCGGCCGATGCTTACAGCCGCGCGAAGCGGGCCTTCGTGCTGCCTCCCGCGCAGTTTCCGGTTTCGGGCGGCAGCCTGCAGGCCGCCGCATGCCCGATGTACGGCACGGTCCGGACCACGGGCGATGCGGCCGACGTGACGCTCTCGCCGCTGTGCGGCGTCGTGCGGATTCCGCTCGCGGGCGATGCGCACATCGCTTCGGTTCGCGTCGAGGATCGCTCCGGAGGGGCCGTTTCGGGCCTGTTTCCGTTCGATCCGGCGACGCCGGAGATTGTCCGGAACGGCAATTCCGGGAACCTGCCGTGGGTGGTGCTCGACTGTGCCGGGACGGGTGGCGGGGTTCGGCCCGCGGCCTCCGGAACGGAGTTCTGCGTGGCGGTTCCCGCAGGCTATTACGCGTCGGGCCTCTCCGTCCGCGTCACCGACTGCGCCCACCGCTCGGCGACCTGGGAGATTCCCGGTCCGTGCGCCGTCGCGGCGGGCGGGGTGAAGACCCTTGTGCCGCTGAATTACGCTCCCGGCGAAGACCTGCTCTTCGCCGAGCATTTCGACAACTGCGTCTGGGGGTGCGACTACGCTGCGGAAACGGGCGGTTACGGTGTCGGGGCCGGCAGTTCCGTGCCGTCGCCGGCCACATCGGCGGGGACCGAGGCGGCCTATGTCGCCAAAGGGGCCGGAACGCCCGGCAGCGCGCTTTTCGAGACCTCGGACTATAATTCCGCGCCTGCCGCAAGCGCGACGCTCGCCGTGCGCCGCGACTACCTGCGCAACCGCGGACTCTACGACTGGCAGCGGCTCTTTTACGCCGCGGAATATCGCGGCTGCCTGTGCGGCGGCGACGTCGGCGGTTACGGCAACCGGGGCATCCTGGTGACGCCCCGCATGGCCGCCGCCGGCGAACCGTGCTGCGCCGAACTGTCGTTCCGCATCTGCCTCGAACGGGGCATGGAGAGCGATGTGGCCTGCATGGCCGAGTCGGGCGTGCTGCTGGGGTGCGAGGTCGACGGCATGCCGGTCGATGTCGATGTCGCGACGGGGACCGACATTTCGCAGTCGGTGCAGGGCGTCACCCGTACGGCCGTCCTGCTGCGCGCCGCGAAGCTGACGTCCGGCGTGTGGCACCAGGTGCGGATGTCGTTCGGGGCCGTGGCTGCCGGAAGTGCGTTCCGCTTCATGCCCACGGTGATCCGCGACGTCAAAAACTGCTTCTGGATCGACGACGTGGAGGTTCGCCGCACGGGCCGCTACGCCCATGCGGGCGATTGCGTCACGGTCGAACCCACGACCGAACGCGCCGCCGCGGGTGAAGATGTCTCGCGCCTGCGTCTGCGTCCGAGCGCCGTGCTCTCGATGGCCAACGAGACGACCTACACCGTCACGCCGGGTTACGGCATGACGTGGATCTGCCCCAGCCTCTCGTCCGACGAGTCGGTCTGGACGCGGGACATCGCCTTCGCCGAAAAGCAGCTCGCCGCCAACGGCTGCAAGGTGTGGTGCATCCACCTGCCCTACGGATCGACGACCGCCGCGCGCAACCGCGACCTCTGCGCCGCGGGCGCCGACCGTGCCGCCTCGGTGGCCTTCTTCACGCGGGCGATCCGCGCCGTCGCACCCCTGAAGCCGAAAAACGTGCTGGTCCACTGCAACCAGACCCTCGCCTTCGGCGACGGCAGTTCGGCCGCGAGCCTCGCGCTGTCGCTGCACGAGTTGCAGACGGTTGCCGACGAGATCGGGGCGCACGTCTGTGTCGAGAACATGTCCTACGGCGTGGGCGCCGATGCCGCGGTGCTCGCCGCGGCCGTCGACGAGGCCAATGCGCTGGGCAGCCACCGGTACGAAGTCCGCATCGCTTTCGACACGGGCCACGCCAACCTCTATCTCACGCGCGAACAGCCCGGAAAGACCGTCGTCGACTGGCTCCGTACCGCCGGTGCGCGCATCGGCCAGCTGCACATTCACGGCAACCGCGGCTGGAACGGACGGATCAACGACGACCACCTGATGCCGGGCTACGCCGGGCGGCTGGGCTATGCCGACGCCATCGGGCGGGCGGGGCTGTGGGGCGAGTTCTACCATACGCTGCTTGCCGAATGCCGCTACCGGGGTCCCTTCACCTACGAGATTTCCACCCGCACGTTCGGCACGGTCGCGGGGGAGGAGCGCAGCGACAACGTTTCGGCTCCGTGGACCATTGCGCATAACTACGACACTTACCTGTATCCCGCCTTCCGGGAGTACGCCAACCGAAAATGA
- a CDS encoding S1/P1 nuclease encodes MKKLICLLLMLCAGTAAFAWGGREHRLIAYIAEAHLTPRTRQVLDRYLDQSIVEYSTWMDRYRTAPGYEITTYWHMVTIDKDGSVPPEPLRPNGDGDAVRQLTRAIERLRNYRELSDSTVNVNLKYVIHLVGEMHCPGHIYFADLPGGMDAPRHYDFFLLKYKGKEVTYHWVWDGSVSRQYPDWTEEDFRRELDKWPAEKQRAVGEGTPADWALECARSCRVVYDWAKPGDDIDEGFLREHGALPVDQALRGAYRLARVLNDLFDN; translated from the coding sequence ATGAAAAAACTGATTTGTCTGCTGCTGATGCTCTGTGCGGGCACGGCGGCCTTCGCGTGGGGCGGGCGTGAACACCGCCTGATCGCCTATATCGCCGAAGCGCACCTCACGCCCCGCACCCGGCAGGTGCTCGATCGTTACCTCGATCAGTCGATCGTCGAGTATTCGACCTGGATGGACCGCTACCGCACGGCCCCCGGTTACGAGATCACGACCTACTGGCACATGGTCACCATCGACAAGGACGGCAGCGTGCCGCCCGAACCTTTGCGTCCCAACGGCGACGGCGACGCCGTGCGCCAGCTCACGCGCGCCATCGAACGGCTGCGCAACTACCGTGAACTCTCCGATTCGACGGTCAACGTCAATCTCAAGTACGTCATCCACCTCGTGGGCGAGATGCACTGCCCGGGGCACATCTATTTCGCCGATCTGCCGGGCGGCATGGACGCCCCGCGGCACTACGACTTCTTTCTCCTGAAATACAAGGGTAAGGAGGTGACCTACCACTGGGTTTGGGACGGTTCGGTTTCGCGCCAGTATCCCGACTGGACCGAGGAGGATTTCCGCCGCGAACTGGACAAGTGGCCCGCCGAAAAGCAGCGTGCCGTGGGCGAGGGCACACCTGCGGACTGGGCGCTGGAGTGCGCCCGCAGCTGCCGCGTGGTTTACGACTGGGCCAAGCCCGGCGACGACATCGACGAGGGTTTTCTGCGGGAACACGGCGCCCTGCCCGTCGACCAGGCCCTGCGCGGGGCCTACCGGCTGGCGCGCGTCCTCAACGATTTGTTCGACAACTAA
- a CDS encoding bifunctional folylpolyglutamate synthase/dihydrofolate synthase, with the protein MNYTQTLEFLFQSLPVFETQGATAYKPGLERITAFCRHIGNPQRNFFTIHVAGTNGKGSVAHIIASVLQQAGYRTGLFTSPHLQDFRERIRVDGEMIPKQKVVNFVDKHHDKMVELELSFFEMTAAMAFDYFAQSDVEVAVIETGLGGRLDATNIIVPILSVITNIGLEHTSLLGDTLPKIAAEKAGIIKKSIPVIIGEADARYNGVIEQAAAANKSRVIYAEQEFSCEEHHMKGTGQSFRLHRSRDGRAFDVSLDLQGNYQSRNIVTASAAVDFLHEETPLTISRRAYLEGMRCAAANTALMGRWQTLAESPLTVCDTGHNAHGIAYVADQLKATPHRELYCVIGFVRDKDLAHILPLLPRDAHYIFTQAHSERALPAAELTAKAAIYGLRGEAVEEVTAAVARAKELAAPEDMIFIGGSTYVVAEAL; encoded by the coding sequence ATGAATTACACCCAGACACTCGAATTCCTCTTTCAGTCGCTTCCCGTCTTCGAAACCCAGGGCGCGACGGCTTACAAACCGGGATTGGAGCGCATCACCGCATTCTGCCGCCACATCGGAAACCCCCAGCGCAACTTCTTCACGATCCACGTCGCCGGAACCAACGGCAAAGGCTCCGTGGCGCACATCATCGCCTCGGTGCTCCAGCAGGCCGGATACCGCACGGGACTGTTCACCTCGCCCCACTTGCAGGACTTCCGCGAACGCATCCGCGTCGACGGCGAGATGATCCCCAAGCAGAAGGTGGTGAACTTCGTGGACAAGCACCACGACAAGATGGTCGAACTGGAACTGTCGTTCTTCGAGATGACCGCCGCAATGGCCTTCGACTACTTCGCCCAGAGCGACGTCGAGGTGGCGGTGATCGAAACGGGACTCGGGGGACGGCTCGACGCCACGAACATCATCGTGCCGATATTGAGCGTCATCACCAACATCGGACTGGAACACACCTCCCTGCTGGGCGACACGCTGCCGAAGATCGCCGCGGAAAAGGCCGGAATCATCAAAAAAAGCATCCCGGTGATCATCGGCGAGGCCGACGCGCGTTACAACGGGGTTATCGAACAGGCCGCCGCGGCCAACAAGTCGCGGGTGATCTACGCCGAACAGGAATTCTCGTGCGAGGAACACCACATGAAGGGCACGGGCCAGAGTTTCCGCCTCCACCGCTCGCGCGACGGAAGGGCGTTCGACGTGTCGCTCGACCTGCAGGGCAACTACCAGAGCCGCAACATCGTGACCGCCTCGGCGGCGGTCGACTTCCTGCACGAGGAGACGCCGCTCACCATTTCGCGCCGCGCCTATCTCGAAGGCATGCGCTGCGCCGCGGCCAACACGGCCCTGATGGGACGCTGGCAGACGCTGGCTGAATCGCCGCTCACGGTCTGCGACACGGGCCACAACGCCCACGGCATCGCCTACGTCGCCGACCAGCTGAAAGCCACGCCCCACCGGGAACTCTACTGCGTGATCGGCTTCGTACGCGACAAGGATCTGGCGCACATCCTGCCCCTGCTGCCGCGCGACGCCCACTACATCTTCACGCAGGCCCACTCCGAGCGCGCCCTCCCGGCCGCCGAACTGACCGCGAAAGCCGCAATCTACGGACTCCGCGGCGAGGCGGTGGAAGAGGTGACGGCCGCCGTGGCCCGGGCCAAAGAGCTGGCCGCCCCCGAGGACATGATCTTTATCGGCGGCAGCACCTACGTCGTCGCCGAAGCGCTGTAA